The following are encoded together in the Mesoplodon densirostris isolate mMesDen1 chromosome 2, mMesDen1 primary haplotype, whole genome shotgun sequence genome:
- the CD53 gene encoding leukocyte surface antigen CD53 isoform X2: MGMSSLKLLKYVLFFFNLIFWFCGCCILGFGIYLLIHNNFGVLFHNLPSLTLGNVLVIVGSIIMVVAFLGCMGSIKENKCLLMSFFVLLLIILLSEVTLAILLFVYEQKGCYVKAKLWFHSNFLYIGIITICVCVIQVLGMSFALTLNCQIDKTSQVLGL, from the exons ATGGGCATGAGTAGCTTGAAATTGCTGAAATATGTCctgtttttcttcaatttgaTCTTTTGG TTCTGTGGCTGTTGCATTTTGGGCTTTGGGATCTACCTCCTGATCCATAACAACTTTGGAGTGCTCTTCCATAACCTCCCCTCTCTCACGCTGGGCAATGTGCTTGTCATCGTGGGTTCCATTATCATGGTGGTTGCCTTCCTGGGCTGCATGGGATCCATCAAGGAGAATAAGTGCCTGCTTATGTCG TTTTTTGTCCTGCTGCTGATTATCCTCCTTTCTGAGGTGACCTTGGCCATCCTGCTCTTCGTGTATGAACAGAAG GGTTGCTATGTAAAAGCAAAACTGTGGTTTCACTCCAATTTCCTGTATATTGGAATCATCACTATCTGTGTATGTGTGATCCAG GTATTGGGGATGTCCTTTGCACTGACGTTGAACTGCCAGATTGACAAAACCAGCCAGGTCCTAGGATTATGA
- the CD53 gene encoding leukocyte surface antigen CD53 isoform X1 has product MGMSSLKLLKYVLFFFNLIFWFCGCCILGFGIYLLIHNNFGVLFHNLPSLTLGNVLVIVGSIIMVVAFLGCMGSIKENKCLLMSFFVLLLIILLSEVTLAILLFVYEQKLNDCVAEGLTDSIQQYYSDNSTKAAWDSIQSFLQCCGVNGTSDWMGSPPASCPPDPQVKGCYVKAKLWFHSNFLYIGIITICVCVIQVLGMSFALTLNCQIDKTSQVLGL; this is encoded by the exons ATGGGCATGAGTAGCTTGAAATTGCTGAAATATGTCctgtttttcttcaatttgaTCTTTTGG TTCTGTGGCTGTTGCATTTTGGGCTTTGGGATCTACCTCCTGATCCATAACAACTTTGGAGTGCTCTTCCATAACCTCCCCTCTCTCACGCTGGGCAATGTGCTTGTCATCGTGGGTTCCATTATCATGGTGGTTGCCTTCCTGGGCTGCATGGGATCCATCAAGGAGAATAAGTGCCTGCTTATGTCG TTTTTTGTCCTGCTGCTGATTATCCTCCTTTCTGAGGTGACCTTGGCCATCCTGCTCTTCGTGTATGAACAGAAG CTGAATGACTGTGTGGCTGAGGGTCTGACGGACAGCATCCAGCAGTATTACTCAGACAACAGCACCAAGGCGGCATGGGACTCCATCCAGTCATTT CTGCAATGTTGTGGTGTAAATGGCACGAGTGATTGGATGGGCAGCCCACCAGCATCTTGCCCCCCAGACCCACAAGTTAag GGTTGCTATGTAAAAGCAAAACTGTGGTTTCACTCCAATTTCCTGTATATTGGAATCATCACTATCTGTGTATGTGTGATCCAG GTATTGGGGATGTCCTTTGCACTGACGTTGAACTGCCAGATTGACAAAACCAGCCAGGTCCTAGGATTATGA